The Manis pentadactyla isolate mManPen7 chromosome 12, mManPen7.hap1, whole genome shotgun sequence genome contains the following window.
TGGAAACTCAGCCTATTGCTTCCAGACCATTATTTTTCTTAGGAAAAGTAACATTATAACGTGTAGTTCTCTCTCAATATAttaaattgttttatatatatatgtataaaaatatgcGTATTGTGTCAAATATATactaatacacatatatattactaAAACTTATTAGCAATACATGTGCATGCTAATATATATTTGCTAACATATGTAAATGAACTTTAATCATGTATGTAGTATGACTCGGGAAAATGTATGAAATGGGAAGGATCATTTTCATAAAAACTTGGGAAAATATGTGTGCTCAGAAAGGTCCTCTCCATCTTTCTTTGGGAATATATATTCCACTTCCCTAGATATTTACCAGCTGACACCTGTTTATTCAAACTAAGTATTAATAGTGTccctttcaattaaaaaaaaaacctctttggACAGGAAATTAAATACTCATCTGCTCACAATGTACTCAAGAACATTAAGGGGCAAGAAATAAGTAATGTCTTGATTTGAAGGTGGCATCTAGATCCTCCTAACAAGTCTAAGCAAACGAGGGGAACAGGGAAGAAGTGGTGAGTGACAAGCAGGAGAGGTTACAGTGGTTTGGTTTCTCAGGGACACAGTGAGACTGCTCCTgacccagagccctggggctgAGGGGGTGAGAGGGGTGCTCTGAGGGATGACAGACAACCCCGGAGGGCCGGGTCCTGGGTGTGGGGGGACAAAATGATGTCCCATTTTCTTCAGAGGCATGCTGAGGGGAGCACCTGTGAGAGTGGAACGCGTGCGTGCACATCAGCACGGGACCGCGGATTCAGGCGTTTGGGTGGCATGCTGGGGTTTTGCTGCCTTTTCCAGTCCGCTGAGCAGAAAGGGCAGCACGGGCCTCACCATCAAGCTGCAGTGGGGACAATCCTCCACAGCGCCCCCTTAAagtccctgttcctcaggctgtagatgaaggggttcagcatcgGGGTGACCACCGCATACACCACCGAGGCCACTGCATCCCTCCTCGGGGAAGATGAGGCAGCTGAAGTGAGGTACACATCTAGGCTTGCGCCATAAAACAAGcaaaccacagccaggtgagagccacaggtggagaaggctttggaATTTCCTCCTGACGAGGGGACTCTCAGAATGGAGGAAACAATTCTATAGTAGGAGAAAATGATTCCTGAGATGGGGAGAAGCCCGGAGATGGTCCCAATGAGAAATATGGCTGTGTTACTGGGGGAGGTATCAGAGCAGGCGAGGCGAATAAGCTGAGGAACGtcacagaagaaatgaaggaTTTTCACATCTGTGCAGAAGCCAAGTTTGGACACCATCAAGCAGTGAGTCTGGGAGTCCAAAAGGCTGATGAGAAAGGACAGCAGGACTAACAAGCCACAGAGGTGGGGCCTCATGATGGCCGGGTAGTGCAGGGGGTGGCAGATTGCCACGAaccggtcataggccatcacggcCAGGAGTAGGCTGTccaaacacccaaaaagaaagaacaaggacACCTGAGTGAGGCAGCCTGCATAGGAGATGGACTTGCTTTGGGTctggatgttcaccagcatcttggggatggtggtggtgctGAAACCAGTGTCATCCAGGGACAGGCTGGAGAGGAAggagtacatgggggtgtggaggtgggggtcagagccgatggccaggatgatgagcaggttccccaggatgGTGTCCAGGTACACAGACAGGAACAGCCCAAAGAGGAGTGGCTGCAGCTCTGGATCCTCTgagaggcccaggaggaggaattctgTGATCCCTGTAAAATTCTGAGGTTCCATGTAGGTGTGCCACCTGttgaaaaaaaagatataattagaataaacaaaacaagaataCAGGTACTGAGCTAATTGtgtatcttttatattttttataaatacgTATATACCATTTAATGTAtacaacatatattttataaatacacaGTGTAAAATATATTGGTATTAACATACATTGTATATTGTGTGAAATACAAGgtctaataaatattttaaatgcataaaaacactttattgttttgaattttctttttttaattgaaatatagttgatacaatatgttatattggtttcaggtagaCAGCACAGTGATTAGACAATTCAATAGAAGATGCACACCATCGTAAGTGTAatcaccatctgtcaacatacaaagacatTACGATAGTACTGACTATATTTTGTACAcagtactttcatccccatgctAATTTActttgtaattggaagtttgttcctccttatccccttcacctttttcccATCTCCCCTCTTCAGCCCCTACGGTAACCACcagttcattctctttttttatgactctctttctgttctgtttatattttactttctgcATGTAAGTggtatcatatggtatttgtctttctctgcctgacttgtttcacttagcatagtactctctaggtccatccatgctgttgcaaatggcaagttttcattcttttgcatggctgaataatactgcattgtgTATATATAGGCAGTAAACTGGAATATTAGCATTAACAATTTTTTGTCTTGATATGTCTCCCCAGgtagggaaaaaaatacataactgaaactttgtgttCTTTGTCCACTATCTCCTCATTTCCCCCACACCCAAGCCCCTGATAACCATCATTTGATCTCTCCCTTTATGAGTTCAACTTGCTTAGATTCTACATAATTAAAATCATGCAGTGTTTGTGTTTCCACATCTTGctaatttcatttagcataatacccaagTTCATTCATGTATCACatgaaaggctgaataatattccattgaatgccatattatatatatgtatatatatatatacacaatatccatccctatatgattccacttttaGGCACTCCAGTTGCCCAAAAGCAAACACTTTTCATGAATTTGgtgaatgtattttcttttcaatacTGCTAGAATGCATAATTGTTTTATGTGCCCATCAACTGTTGTCTTCAACCTTACCTAAATATTATCATTGTACATATATTGTTCCTGAGTTCTGATTTGCAGCAACAGTTTTTTAAGACTCTCTGTGaagtacatatatgtatttcaaaCACTTTGAATGATacataatattatttgaaaactaAATTTAATTCATCAATTCCTTACCATGGTACATGTAAGAAAATTCTTATGCCTCCTTCTTTATCACACAGTGACAACTTCTGTAAGGCATATGCATGAAAGTGAATTGATTTTCAAAAACTGGCAATGTGCAGCTTCACTATGAATTACCAACATGTGTTTTTGCAATATAAAAGTCAGACAAATTCCACTATATGCTCTTGTTGTCAAGGTATAGAAAGAGAAAGATCTGTCTTTCCATGACAGGTCTTCATGAAAATTCACATATTGTACAGGGAATAACATTTCCACACCTCAGATTTCCAAAAATGGTTTACAAGATGCATGGATATGCATAGAAACTCTGTGATCTACAGCAGTCATTCAATAAAGGTTCCCATGAACCCTTGGCCCATTCCCCTACAGGTCCCAAGGGAAAGAATCAATAGTTCTGATTGAATTTGCTCATTTACAAGTAAGGCAGTTTTGAAAAGAACTTATCATTCTGCTTTGCTGAGGGACACAGAGCCTTCAGATGGGAATCAGGAGGCCTTTCGCAGAGTCCCACATCTTTCACATACTAAATGTGGAGTGTGGGTAACTCTCTCCAGCTCCCTGTGCTGGTGTCCCTTACCCGGACACCCGGAGGCTGACTCCCAGCTCTGGGACATCGGCAACACCTAGCAGAAGTTAGCATTTGGTAAAAATTCAGTCATGGTTTTCAAATCACAATTTGAATCGTTATTGGAGAAGTAGGCTTATAGCTAAAACACAATCCCAAGAACAGTTTAATGGCCTTTTATTCAAATTACATGGCAGAGAAGTAGAAGTCTATTATATCCCAGGGAATTCATTCATGGATTGACCAGAAGTCCTAAAATGTATCTCAGACCTACAATAAGATTTATTCCCTTCCTCTCTCATTCTTTTTTGACActctcatttttaagaaaatagccACATTTTTAATGGATACTGTCGATTCcattaaatggaaaataacaggGCTCCTAGGACATCTGTGACAGAAATACATGCAGCAGGGTGTTATCTTTCATCTAGCACTGTGGGACATCACTGGAGGGAAGGAAGACACACAGTGTGTAGAGGTCGTATTGAGGCTCTGTTCCAGAGAACCAGGGATGcatctaataaatatttaatagagaTTATTGTCCTTGTAGCCTACACAATGCCAGACAAGGTGTATGCTCTGAGCAATCAGAAATGAATGAGATTCAGTTGTTTCAATCCAGGTGCTCAGAATGCACTTGCATAAAGCTCACAAAACTAAAATGTTTTCTTGGGGATCTGAAGAAAACCAAACCTTCATGATACATCATATTTTGCTTGATTATATGGTAtgtagtgataataataataatgtctaaAACATAATTTACCCTTACTGCATTGACCCACCACGCATATGCTCACATATTCCGTAGCCACTATGCTTAATTCCTAAAATGTGCTGGTGTATCAACTGAACATCAATTCAGATGACAATGCTGTCGCTTAGATATACTTGATATCTAAAGAAAAACGTGCCCTGTGTCACAGTGAGTAATAAACAGATCAGACAGATTTAAAATTACATGGATCTCTGAGGCCCACTTACTGAGTTTGATCACTCTGTGTCCGTATGTACATCAGAAGGTTTAAGCAGAGGCCCAGAGCTCTAAATTTCCCGAGGTTCGCCTTTTCATTGTTTCCTAAGAATATAACCCGGTACTCAAGCTTCATGTCTCCCTTAGAGATTGGCAGCAGTTAAATTACAAGAATACAGTAGGGAGACATTTGGAACAAACCGAAGAAGCACAGCAAAAGGGTGCTTCCCCAAATTATTATGTTCCAGCACTTTCTGTGGCCTCCACGTATGACCTCAGGTGACCTATCTTGGCTGATACATCAGGAACGACACACTGCTCTCTGATGGAGTCTAACAGGGAACGACACCCAAAGGAAGAGAACAGTGATGAGTGGGTCTCTGCCTATAAAAGACTAAAAAGAGAAATGCCAGGCTGAGTGAATAGCTGAGAATATTATCACATGTCCTGTGAATGGAGTCTGACATTTGGATTCAAACCTGACTTCACACCTTTCTACCCAAGACAAACAATTATGTTCATGTACTTCACTGTAACATGATAATACTCCAATGGCAGTCCTTTTTGGACGTGGTTATGCAGGTTAAAGGTAACaagctacattttaaaaaaccagCTCAGAGCTTGACACTTGGAAACCCTGGTAAAAGATTCAGCATAGTGTGCTTAATATCATCATTTCCACCATCATGATCCCCACCTTCACAGTCATTTCAGTGCTTAGTGGGCAGTAGTTCCtgatctggggtggggcagggggagagatGTCTGCTGGAGCTACAACCAGTGTGCAAGTAAAGCAAAAGCATGCATGAGTTCTTGTAATCCCCAAAAGAACCAGGGATTTCAATCTCCCTGGCCTGTGAACTGGAAGGTGTCATATTGGCGCCCTTCCTTATGGCTGTTCCAAATGCTTGTCCtgataaataaaaagaagcttCTTTAGCCCCTCCTCCATCCAGCACCCCCAAGTACTCACTGGGATACTCTGCTTCTCTCCTTGGGCATGAGCAAGGGCTGATGAGACAACAATCCCTCCCTGCCTGGAAGGCAATGGAAACGCAGGCCCTGCCCTCAAGACCAGCAGGGAGACCGACGCAGGCATGGGCCTGCTCAGGCAGGCAACGATTCTGGGAGGAGAAGACATGGCTGTGAGGCCCACTGGTCTGGAATCAGCAAACTGACATGTAGAAAGACAAGGGTTATCATCTACCATTGTGTGAACTCGGGCCTCAGTGCACAGAGCTCATAAACACCCCGATGGGACCCTGTTCTCTCAATCTCTGAGGACTTGCAGGTATTAATGGAAGAGGAATAGAGGAATGGAGAAAAGTGAGTGTGCTTGGGAGAGTCTGGACCCTTCTCCCAGGAGAAAGCTCACCTGTCCTCTGCTCTTCTGACTTCCAAGTTACATGGGTCTTATAACAATCATACTTTTTCAATAAAAAGGGAAGAATGCATCAACTGAATCTGCAACTCCATTGAATTAATCGTGAGATTTAGAGAGACTTTAATCTCTTATCCTAGGAATCTACtaaatttccttttcctctgttgAGATTTATTCCTCCAAAAAGaccttctattttcttttgtgcAGTCCTGGTTTGTGGTATACCTGTTAGAGTTGGaggtggatttaaaaaaaatttttaaatatttttgctgttttgaatATTTTGGCCTTTCTGGTGAAACAATGCATATTGGAGAAAAGcccacattttcatttatcttgcaAATTGATGCATGCTGTTATATTAGACAACTATCTATGTACTCAAGTGAAAGGCACAGATGTCTACAGTCAAAATGTAGGCTAGGGCAGTAGTCACCTCACAGCTCGATTATAAGATGTTCTGATTCCGAGCTTGCTCACctgaaaatggcaggattctgTTACTCTTGGGTAGTGGGCGCTGGACATTCCTCGGCTTCTTGTCACAAGGGCTTCTCCACTGGGCAGCTGACAGTATGGCAGCTGCATCCCATCTGAGTGAGTTGTGACAGAGTAATAGAGGCTGGAAAGTTGAAAATCTGAGCCTTTTTACTCATTACGGTTGGAGTGACACTGCAGTATTTTCCCAAGTATTATTCATTGGATGCAAGTCTCTAGATCTAGCGAACACTCCAATCACTGGGTGCACACATGGCCTTGAATATGGATGGTAACACTCATAGGGAACATACGAAATGCTCTGCACCAACAAGCCCTGAACTACTATCAGGAATTTCAACTCTGAGTACAAGACCCCAGAGATTCTCTCTTTCTAACAGACACTAACCTTCATGTCACCATCTTCTCAACAAAATTTCCTAAGGAAGAACTGGCACATAGAAGAACTTACTCTTTAAGTATTTCTGCAAGCCCAGCCACGGtgctcctggccctgccactgGAAGTCTCCCTGGTTTCTCTTATACAAACAGGTGCTTTCAACTTTGCCAGGAGAAGCCACCGCTAGTTCAGGACCAGTTCCATAAGCGTCTCTAGAGGATTCTGATTAGGCTCATCTGTCTCCAAATATACTTTCTTAAGAACCTTTGTATTTCAACTCTCAAGGTCTTTTCCAATATATGATTTTGGCTCATCTAGTGAAATAAAGGTGATGTATGATTTATCTTATCTATTACCTTATCTTTGCTGTCCTTCTGCTCAGATTTCTCTGTATGAGAAGCTCAGAGATTGATTTCTCATTAGCTGATAGGAAGAAAACTTGAATATTCAACCAATTAACTTGCAAATGGTCCAAAGTGTGCTCCCTCTGTGTGTATAAAGGGCAAAAGAAAATTTAGGAAGCTTACATGACCCAGTGTTAGgagaatagaaaacaatttgagaaGGAGGTGTGGGTGTCAAGACATTCTACAATGCACAGATAGGAAGAAAAATCTAATATTAAATTTTCCCGATATTTAACTGAAGTCATTTCATAATGGGAGGAGCCAATTAGATACTAAGTTCATAGTTAGTGAATTTGTAGGCAATTTAGTTTCATGGTGAAAGGCAGCGTTTATTCAACCAGTTATGTCACAGCTTCTCAGAAAGTCAGATTGCTACCTCAGAAACTGTGTGCAGCATCTCTAAAGGAAAGGTTGATGTGTATGTGGGTGCCTGGGTGTGCAGCAGAAAACAGAAGGAGCTCAAAGACATATTGATCTTAATAGAAGAAAAGAAGCATGTACAAACTGGAATCCTAATGAGGCAGTGACAATGACAGGGAAGATGTTCCCTTTGCTGAGGTCATGGTCCTTTGCTATCCTtgagtaaaagaaaaatgaagatagaGTGTAATTTTATCATAATGGCTTGAATGAGAACAGACTACAGCCACAGTTAGAGCCACACAGCCACTGGATACGTACACCACTACTATGACCTCAGTTGTATACCCTTGTCCAAGACATATCATTAACTCACTTTTTTTATCCTGAGCACAATTTGTAACCTTCCAATTGCATCTCACAATGTAGTTTTATTCCCTATGTTCTGATTTATTAGTCAGGGttcaatcaagaaaaagaagagccACACTGGTTATTTTAATGAAGGTAATTTAATATAAGTATGGCTAAATAGTTACTGGAAGATGAAAGGCATGTAAAAAAAATGTGGTCACACAGAGTCATCACTGAAGGATGTAGTGACAGCCCCATCGGCTAAGGGGTATAGGGAAGTGGTTGGGCATTAGGGCGTGGTGTCCTTTATTGACCATTATTGGAAGAACCTGAAAAGAAGCCAGGAAAATCAGAGCAGTAGTCAAAAGACTAGTAAAAAAGAAGAGTAAGTTTGGAGCACAGTCACAATAGCTTTATAAACCTGTATGTGGACATGAACTGCTGCAGGGCTTGGAGGAAGATGTGAAAACATGACACCAGGACTGTTGAGAAAAATCACTTTGGCTGTTGTTAAGGCAAATGCTTTTACATCTTCTCCTTTATGAGCTCTGACCACATGATGGTCTTTAGGATGAGACTGTGtaaagaacccaaacacaagtcATGTTTGAATGAAATGTCTGAGAAAATCCAAGAGTCCTGCACCTTGGCTATACCTTTGACCCAACGGGGGTGCTGTTAAAAATGTCCACACTTTTTCCACTCTCCAGTCCAATTAAATCTTAAACCTTGGTGGTGGGACTCAGGAAGATGTTTTAAAGTTCATCAGTAGCTTCTAACATATAGGCTCTCCCGTGCAACCTGCATCAATAGATTTGACTGAAACCAAAGTTTTATGGAAAATAGACATAGTGTGAAAATGGTTGAGATAAATTGGATATGTATTTAAAAAGAGATTGTGAACTTCTGCAGGGTGCCTGTGTCATGGGTGAGAAATGCAGAAGATTCCATAGGTGTAATAAGATTAAACTCAGCAATGATTTGGGCATACACGGGATCACAGAATACTACCTTAATTCCATCAAATATGTGTCAAAtatacaattttcagataagataaACCAAAGGAATGAAGAACATGAGCTATGAAAACCATGTGAACAAGCAGGCATGTTTGACAATTCCAGATGTTTGATTTTACTGTCTTTTCTAATCTCcagaccaaagaaaaaaatggtggaAGTTTAAGATGGGGCTATTCTGTTGAGGAGCTTCTGCATGGCCCCTTGAggtccctgttcctcaggctgtagatgaaggggttcagcatgggtgTGACCATAGTGTACACCACTGAGGCCCATGCACCCTTCCTGGGAGCATGTGAGACACTTGAGCTGAGGTACAACCCAAAGTCCTGTGTATAAAACAAGCAAACCACTGACAGGTGAGagccacaggtggagaaggctttaTACTTTCCGCTTGTTGATGTGACTTTCAGAATGGAGGAATCAATTTTGTAGTAAGAGTAAAGGATCCCTGATATTGGAACACCCCCAAAGACGGCACCAATAAGATAGATGAATATATTATTGGTGGAGATATCATCACAGCTCTGCTTGAGGAGTTGTGGAGGGTCACAGAAGAATTGAGGAATTTCCACTCTGGTGCAGTAGGTAAGTTGTGACACCATCAGGCAGTGCAGCTGGGAGTCCAAAAGGCTGGTCGAAAGGTACAGCAGGACAAGCAGGATACAGAGGCCGGGTTCATGATGATCACATGGTGCAGGTGGTGACAAATATCTACAATCCGGTCATAGGCCATGACAGTCAGGAATACAGTGTCCAAACCtccaaaaagattaaaaaaagacaacTGAATCAGGCAGCCCACATAGGAGACAATTCTGCTGTGAGTTTGAATGTCAAAAATCATCTCTGGGACTGTGGTAGAAGTAAAACCGAGGTCAGCCAGGGACAGAATGGAGagaaagaagtacatgggggtgtggaggtgggggtcagagaCGATGGCCAGGGTGAGGAGCAGGCTCCCCTGGATggtgaccaggtacatggacAGGAACAGCCCGAAGAGGAGGGGCTGCAGCTCTGGATCTTCTgtcaatcccaggaggaggaattccACGACACCTGTTAGATTTTGTGGTTCTGCATAGCAGAGACACCTTATGAAATAAAGATGGAAGCTGATATAAATGGAAACAGTTTCTGGGTACCCAACAGTCTGTCTATATTTTCAATTCAAATGATTCACAAATAAAGTTTTCACATGTAAGGACCGCGCCCCATTAACAAAATCTCTCATTTGTAGCAAACACATTGTTCTTAAAACTCCTTTCTCACTGGTATTTGTTCCAATCCCCTGTTCTAGGTGTGCCCACTTTGGAAAGATTGGGCCAAAGAAATTAGAGACACAAGGGTATATAGAGATTTAAAAAGTCCATCAGTAGAGCAGGATCTATAAATATCTCTGCAGCTATTGTTGTCCATTCCTCTGTCAGAGCAAAGACCCGGATCCTCGTGATTAAAAGGAGAAACACACACGACACCCTGGTAGCACAGTGCAGGGGCTCATTCAAACCTGATTGAAGCACAGGGTATAGAATCCCCATAGAACAACCATTATCGTGGAGGAAGTCGCTAGTCCTAAACATACTGATTGGAGGCTTTCTGGAGTAAGATATTTCTAAATATGAGCAGGATTAAGAAGCCCTCCCTTGAAATAAACCCAGTtattaaaagacaaataataagaagagaaaaagaaaagcacagggCTTTCCTAAGCCCCCAGTGTGTGCAAGCTGTACGGACTGCATTGCGTTCCTGTGAATGAGAAGGGTAAcccatatatacacatttttttcagggACTACTCAGTGCCAGCCACTGTGTACATGCCGGGGaataagaaatgaatgaaacCCATAATTTCCCTGTGGGCCTTCTGCTTGGAGTACGCCTGGAAGGATAAAGGAAAGCATTGAATAAGATGGTTGGTTTGTAATTTCAACAGTTTATTGTAGCCACTATATCAAGAATATGATGATTTCAGCAAGACACAAAATTTATACTAACAACACAAGTCAGTATGGACTAGgcacatttcaagggctcaatATCCACTGCAAACTAAATTGTGTGAAGACATTAACATGCCTTATGTGCTGTGAATAAAGCCTTGCCACTCAGATCCAAACCTGACTTCTCCCATTTTTACTCCAGATCATGGTACAGATTAAATAAGgatgttttgctcattttgtcaGCTCTACAGCAATGTGTGCTCCTGCATCTTAGAAATGATCAGGCAGACGGAAATTGAAGCTCCATAGCACAAACTCGGGGCCTCTCACAAGAAACCCTAAATAATGTTTGGTGATAGTGGGGGTACTCTATCATGATCCTAATGGTGTTCATTTGGGAGTGCTCAGAACTAGTTTGCACAGATCCATTTTCTGCTCTGGCTTGGGCAATGCTCATGGGAGTGAGACGTGGTAGTGGAGGAGAGCGGGATTCTGAATGAGGTTCTGAAATccccaacaaaaaagacaagTGCAGGAACCTCATCAGCTTCATGGCTGAAAGTTTGCACGTGGGAGCCCTCCCA
Protein-coding sequences here:
- the LOC130679914 gene encoding olfactory receptor 18-like, which gives rise to MSQSWESASGCPTYMEPQNFTGITEFLLLGLSEDPELQPLLFGLFLSVYLDTILGNLLIILAIGSDPHLHTPMYSFLSSLSLDDTGFSTTTIPKMLVNIQTQSKSISYAGCLTQVSLFFLFGCLDSLLLAVMAYDRFVAICHPLHYPAIMRPHLCGLLVLLSFLISLLDSQTHCLMVSKLGFCTDVKILHFFCDVPQLIRLACSDTSPSNTAIFLIGTISGLLPISGIIFSYYRIVSSILRVPSSGGNSKAFSTCGSHLAVVCLFYGASLDVYLTSAASSSPRRDAVASVVYAVVTPMLNPFIYSLRNRDFKGALWRIVPTAA